A portion of the Streptomyces erythrochromogenes genome contains these proteins:
- a CDS encoding ABC transporter substrate-binding protein, translating to MAALAPDVILTQDLCDVCAVSYSAVSGAVRVLEGEARVLSLEPRTLDDVLDCLVRVGRLLGVEETAREGRAGLAARLAAVRARTTGLPRPRVVALEWLDPLWPAGHWVPEQIACAGGQPLLASPGEHTGPMEWDAVVAADPEVLLVLPCGFGPERTLREREVLTGLPGWKDLAAVRRDEVWVLDGPAHFNRPGPRVVRGAEVLAHVLHGERAGAPVTPGEARRLTGG from the coding sequence CTGGCCGCGCTCGCGCCCGACGTGATCCTCACCCAGGACCTGTGCGACGTGTGCGCCGTGTCGTACTCGGCGGTGTCGGGCGCGGTGCGCGTCCTGGAGGGCGAGGCCCGTGTGCTCAGCCTGGAGCCGAGGACCCTGGACGACGTACTGGACTGCCTGGTGCGGGTGGGACGGCTGCTCGGCGTGGAGGAGACCGCACGCGAGGGCCGCGCCGGACTGGCGGCCCGGCTGGCGGCGGTCCGCGCCCGCACGACCGGCCTGCCGCGGCCCCGGGTGGTGGCCCTCGAATGGCTGGATCCGCTCTGGCCCGCGGGGCACTGGGTACCCGAGCAGATCGCGTGCGCGGGCGGGCAGCCGCTGCTCGCGTCGCCTGGCGAGCACACCGGCCCCATGGAGTGGGACGCCGTGGTCGCGGCCGACCCCGAGGTGCTGCTGGTCCTGCCGTGCGGATTCGGTCCGGAACGCACCCTGCGGGAGCGCGAGGTGCTGACCGGGCTCCCCGGCTGGAAGGACCTGGCGGCGGTACGGCGCGACGAGGTCTGGGTCCTGGACGGCCCGGCCCACTTCAACCGTCCGGGACCGCGCGTGGTGCGGGGCGCCGAGGTGCTGGCGCACGTCCTGCACGGCGAGCGGGCGGGGGCTCCGGTGACCCCCGGGGAGGCGCGGCGGCTGACCGGCGGCTGA